One window of the Niallia circulans genome contains the following:
- a CDS encoding AEC family transporter, which translates to MSLGHIFLVLIPIFFTIILGYLGGYLNIFNADSSKGLNTLVTKFALPAHLFIGITTTSKQTLIDQWPFFLNMFIGIIGFYVILLLISKFVFKYDVTKASMFSLNSTQPAFAFMGISVLGSLFGQQEVAIPIAITGIVVNAILDPLATIVGNIGESNKGKAKDEKGSTIGIILHGLSEPLACIPLLAVVLTLCGFHSPEIIQSALDQIGSVTSGVALFAVGVTVGIRKINFQGVAFGISLLKVIVLPLFMILVAHLVGLNHADTVKAILLVAFPGSAVAAMISTRFDSLTTETASSFVISTILSLITLPIFITWLI; encoded by the coding sequence ATGTCTCTTGGGCATATATTTTTAGTATTAATCCCCATCTTTTTTACCATTATTTTAGGATATTTAGGTGGCTATTTAAACATTTTTAATGCTGATTCTTCTAAAGGTCTCAATACATTAGTAACAAAATTTGCATTACCAGCGCATTTATTTATTGGAATTACAACCACATCGAAGCAAACACTAATCGATCAATGGCCGTTTTTCTTAAATATGTTTATTGGTATTATTGGTTTTTATGTCATATTACTACTTATTTCGAAGTTTGTTTTTAAATATGATGTTACAAAAGCTTCGATGTTCTCGTTAAATTCTACGCAGCCGGCATTTGCCTTTATGGGGATTTCTGTGCTTGGTAGTTTATTCGGACAACAAGAAGTTGCTATTCCTATTGCGATTACAGGAATTGTGGTTAATGCCATTTTAGATCCTTTAGCAACAATTGTGGGGAATATTGGCGAAAGCAATAAAGGGAAAGCAAAGGATGAGAAGGGAAGCACAATAGGTATTATTTTACATGGATTAAGTGAACCACTTGCATGTATTCCATTACTAGCAGTTGTATTGACACTATGTGGTTTCCACTCACCAGAAATAATACAAAGTGCGCTTGATCAGATTGGCTCTGTAACATCTGGTGTTGCGTTATTTGCGGTAGGGGTAACCGTAGGTATTCGCAAAATCAATTTCCAAGGAGTTGCTTTTGGTATTTCGCTATTAAAAGTGATAGTGCTACCATTATTTATGATATTGGTTGCTCATCTAGTAGGATTAAACCACGCCGATACTGTAAAAGCTATTTTATTAGTAGCATTTCCAGGATCAGCCGTTGCAGCGATGATTTCAACTAGATTCGATTCGCTAACAACGGAAACAGCATCTTCTTTCGTGATTAGCACTATATTATCATTAATTACATTACCAATCTTTATAACCTGGTTAATTTAA
- a CDS encoding NAD-dependent malic enzyme, with amino-acid sequence MAIGTISKQDVIQTNLKGKQLLLNPFLNKGVAFSKEERQELGLNGLLPTQILTLEEQAKRIYEQFSAQTSDLRKNGLLYDLYNRNVVLFYKVLQDNLNEMLPIIYTPTVGEVIQKYSHEYHIPGGLYLSIDNMENMEEAFNNLNIPSDGIDLIVVTDSESILGIGDQGVGGINIAIGKLAVYTAAAGIDPSRVLPIVLDVGTNNEALIQDPLYLGNKFSRVRGKSYDQFIERFVENALKTFPDVLLHWEDLGNVNARAIMEKYSDKILTFNDDIQGTGAVTLAAIMSALKVTKESLSDQRVVIFGPGAAGIGNADQMVETMVLEGVSREEAYNRFWPIDFRGLLTDETADVVAFQQPYVRSAKEVADWERNEENIIPLLEVIRKVKPTILIGTSGQAGAFSEEVVKEMAKHVERPIIMPMSNPTPLAEATPEDIIKWTDGKALIATGSPFKDVEYNGVTYEIGQSNNAFVFPGLGLGAIIAKAAIISKGMFAASANAVASLADSSSLGASILPSIDKLQEVSKAVAIAVAEAAIKEGIAQAKIEDIEQALNDYMWKPEYKTITLK; translated from the coding sequence ATGGCAATAGGTACAATTAGTAAACAAGATGTTATTCAAACAAATTTAAAAGGAAAACAGCTTTTATTAAATCCTTTTCTTAATAAAGGCGTAGCTTTTTCGAAAGAAGAACGTCAAGAGCTTGGTTTAAATGGTTTATTACCAACTCAAATTCTAACATTAGAAGAACAAGCAAAACGTATTTACGAACAATTTTCTGCCCAAACAAGTGATTTACGTAAAAACGGTCTTTTATATGATTTGTATAATCGAAACGTTGTTCTATTTTATAAAGTACTTCAGGATAACCTGAACGAAATGCTGCCCATTATTTACACTCCAACTGTTGGCGAAGTGATTCAAAAGTACTCTCATGAATACCATATTCCTGGTGGATTATACTTATCTATCGATAATATGGAGAACATGGAAGAAGCTTTTAACAATTTAAATATTCCTAGTGATGGAATTGATTTAATTGTAGTAACCGATTCAGAAAGTATTCTTGGTATTGGAGATCAAGGTGTCGGTGGTATTAATATTGCAATCGGTAAACTAGCTGTTTATACGGCAGCAGCTGGCATAGATCCTAGTAGAGTGCTTCCAATTGTGTTGGATGTGGGAACGAACAACGAAGCTTTAATTCAAGATCCATTATATCTTGGTAACAAGTTTAGTCGTGTTCGCGGCAAAAGCTATGATCAGTTTATTGAACGATTTGTGGAAAATGCATTGAAAACTTTTCCAGATGTTCTCCTTCATTGGGAAGACCTTGGTAATGTAAATGCTCGTGCAATCATGGAAAAATACAGTGATAAAATTCTTACTTTCAATGATGATATCCAAGGAACAGGTGCTGTTACTTTGGCGGCAATTATGTCTGCTTTAAAAGTTACGAAAGAGTCTCTTTCTGATCAGCGAGTTGTTATCTTTGGACCAGGTGCTGCTGGTATTGGGAACGCAGATCAAATGGTAGAAACAATGGTATTAGAGGGAGTTTCAAGAGAAGAAGCGTATAATCGCTTTTGGCCAATTGACTTCCGTGGGTTATTAACAGACGAAACAGCAGATGTTGTAGCATTCCAACAACCATATGTTCGTTCTGCAAAAGAAGTAGCAGATTGGGAAAGAAACGAGGAAAATATTATTCCGCTTCTAGAAGTTATTAGAAAAGTAAAGCCGACTATTCTTATTGGTACTTCTGGACAAGCAGGTGCCTTCTCTGAAGAGGTGGTAAAAGAGATGGCCAAGCATGTAGAGCGTCCGATTATCATGCCAATGTCTAATCCAACTCCATTAGCAGAAGCTACACCAGAAGACATTATTAAATGGACAGATGGGAAAGCACTAATTGCTACTGGTAGTCCATTTAAAGACGTGGAATATAACGGTGTCACATATGAAATTGGTCAATCCAATAATGCATTTGTATTTCCAGGACTAGGGTTGGGAGCAATTATTGCAAAAGCTGCTATTATTTCAAAAGGAATGTTTGCGGCCTCCGCAAATGCAGTTGCATCATTAGCTGATAGCAGCTCGCTTGGGGCATCAATTCTCCCTTCCATTGATAAATTACAAGAGGTATCTAAGGCCGTAGCTATAGCAGTAGCGGAAGCTGCAATCAAAGAAGGAATTGCGCAAGCGAAAATAGAGGATATAGAACAAGCGCTTAATGACTATATGTGGAAGCCAGAATATAAAACAATAACATTAAAATAA
- a CDS encoding transposase — MPRKKRVWYPGASYHITSRGIRRTSLFFDEEDRKKYLRLLTEVMEEKPFILQTYCLMTNHIHLQIKTLQHSPSDIIRTLHFNYAIYFNKKYDFTGHVFESRYGSELITSAQYELEVNRYIHLNPIRAGIVERLEEYPWSSYFDYIEAKEGSMVNSERIFAYFPDPKPEQYLQFLHARGKESDQYPI; from the coding sequence TTGCCTAGAAAAAAGCGTGTTTGGTATCCTGGTGCTAGTTATCATATTACAAGTCGAGGTATTCGCCGTACTTCTTTATTTTTTGACGAGGAAGATCGTAAAAAGTATCTTCGATTGTTGACAGAAGTAATGGAGGAAAAGCCATTTATTCTGCAAACCTATTGTTTGATGACAAATCACATCCATCTTCAAATAAAAACCCTTCAACATTCCCCAAGTGACATTATAAGAACTCTTCATTTTAATTACGCGATATATTTCAATAAAAAATATGATTTTACAGGGCATGTGTTTGAAAGTCGTTATGGATCTGAGTTGATCACTTCTGCTCAATATGAATTAGAGGTCAATCGGTACATTCATCTTAATCCAATTCGAGCTGGTATCGTAGAACGCTTGGAAGAGTATCCTTGGAGCAGTTATTTTGACTATATAGAGGCCAAAGAGGGAAGTATGGTAAATTCAGAACGGATTTTTGCTTATTTTCCCGACCCCAAACCTGAGCAATATCTTCAATTTTTACATGCAAGAGGAAAAGAATCTGATCAATATCCAATTTAA
- a CDS encoding aromatic ring-hydroxylating oxygenase subunit alpha, producing the protein MQQDRLWNEWHPVCKAEELLDDPKQVFVLGERVAIFRNEKGVHAFKDLCIHRGAALSLGKVKNGNLVCAYHAWEYDCAGACVKIPALPNGRAIPRKAKATVYHCEEYLGLIWVNLGDDPAPLISYPEYSTEGYRTAICGPYEVKANAPRIIENFLDVSHLMFVHEGLLGDEDHAEVVDYKVDFIDNRFITSKIPVYQPNPDGRSKGGYANYVYEILNPTTARFTKTTDGSEDALTILLVVNQEDNEQSKAFMLLTRNYDLDKPDEPFIEFQDKIFYQDLDIVQSQKPELLPLDLQAELHLKSDALTISYRRWLQELGVENGTTPGDRHHKKTKS; encoded by the coding sequence ATGCAACAAGATAGACTATGGAATGAATGGCATCCAGTATGTAAAGCAGAGGAATTGCTGGATGATCCGAAACAAGTATTTGTGCTTGGGGAAAGAGTAGCCATTTTTCGAAATGAGAAGGGCGTTCATGCCTTTAAAGATTTGTGTATTCATAGAGGAGCGGCGCTTTCACTTGGTAAGGTGAAAAACGGGAATTTAGTTTGTGCATACCATGCTTGGGAATACGATTGTGCAGGAGCATGTGTCAAGATACCGGCATTGCCAAATGGACGAGCTATTCCAAGAAAAGCGAAAGCAACTGTTTATCATTGTGAGGAATATCTTGGACTTATTTGGGTGAATCTGGGGGACGATCCAGCACCGCTTATTTCTTATCCTGAATATAGTACAGAAGGATATCGAACAGCAATATGTGGTCCTTATGAGGTAAAAGCAAATGCACCGCGAATCATTGAAAACTTCCTTGATGTTTCTCATCTTATGTTTGTTCATGAAGGCTTGCTTGGGGATGAGGACCATGCGGAAGTGGTCGATTATAAAGTGGATTTTATTGATAACCGTTTTATTACAAGCAAAATTCCTGTCTACCAGCCCAATCCAGATGGACGCTCAAAAGGTGGATATGCCAATTATGTGTATGAAATTCTAAATCCAACAACTGCTCGTTTCACGAAAACAACAGATGGATCAGAAGACGCGTTGACGATTTTGCTTGTCGTCAATCAAGAAGATAACGAACAGTCGAAAGCCTTTATGCTGCTAACAAGAAACTATGATTTAGATAAACCAGATGAACCATTTATCGAATTCCAGGATAAAATCTTTTATCAAGATTTAGATATTGTTCAAAGCCAAAAGCCGGAATTATTGCCATTGGATCTACAGGCGGAATTGCATCTTAAGTCAGACGCCCTGACGATCAGCTACCGTAGATGGCTGCAGGAACTTGGGGTGGAGAATGGAACAACTCCTGGTGACAGGCACCATAAAAAGACAAAAAGCTAA
- a CDS encoding solute carrier family 23 protein — protein sequence MEKMAKDLEAKGKIQEGKEEITVGKSIFLGVQQILAMDLFIPPIILAGLLSFSVQDSSLLIQMTFIACGIATIIQAGFAMKLPVMQGPSFVPLSALAAIGTTSGIGAMIGSLIPGALIIALLGYPLKLYSKVVRKVIPPIVAGTVIVVVGISLMPSAINSIYTAEGSFGENILVATVTAAVLIFCMYVGEKAKSKWKYIKVVSVILALGLGSLVASFFGLVSFASLENASWFQMPSLFAFGAPQFNVHAILVMIVVYLIVTIETTGTWFTVSNVTGEELNDKRLNGGAFGEGLGCFVGSFFGGTPVTGYSSNAGIIAITGVKSRKPIIMGGIMLVILGMMPKLTSLIACIPSVVINSVFAILCVIIMMNGFKVVKGLEFTERNMIVIGVPIMLALFAVLMPANVLNGLPEIVTYFVSSGTAIGAIAALILNLVLPQKQGERVNTNKPTVNVN from the coding sequence ATGGAGAAGATGGCAAAGGATTTGGAAGCAAAGGGGAAGATACAGGAAGGAAAAGAAGAAATTACTGTCGGCAAATCGATCTTTCTAGGAGTTCAGCAAATATTAGCGATGGATTTGTTTATCCCACCGATTATCTTGGCAGGTTTATTATCCTTTTCTGTACAGGATAGTTCATTGCTGATCCAAATGACTTTTATCGCATGTGGAATTGCAACGATTATTCAAGCAGGCTTTGCAATGAAGCTTCCTGTTATGCAAGGACCTTCCTTTGTACCATTAAGTGCACTTGCAGCAATTGGAACGACATCAGGAATTGGAGCGATGATAGGCAGCTTAATACCTGGTGCGTTAATTATTGCCTTACTTGGTTATCCGCTTAAACTCTATAGTAAAGTGGTTAGAAAAGTCATCCCGCCGATTGTTGCTGGGACCGTTATTGTGGTTGTAGGGATTTCTTTAATGCCGAGTGCGATTAATTCTATTTATACAGCAGAGGGTAGTTTTGGCGAAAATATCTTGGTTGCGACCGTTACAGCGGCTGTATTGATTTTCTGTATGTACGTAGGGGAAAAGGCTAAATCTAAATGGAAATATATAAAGGTAGTATCGGTTATCTTAGCGTTAGGATTAGGCTCGCTTGTTGCTTCTTTCTTCGGTTTAGTTAGTTTTGCCTCATTAGAAAATGCAAGCTGGTTTCAAATGCCAAGTCTATTTGCATTTGGAGCGCCACAATTCAATGTTCATGCCATTCTTGTTATGATTGTAGTTTATTTAATTGTCACTATTGAAACGACGGGAACATGGTTTACTGTAAGCAATGTAACGGGCGAAGAGCTGAATGATAAGCGTTTAAATGGCGGCGCATTTGGAGAAGGGTTAGGCTGTTTTGTCGGTTCTTTCTTTGGCGGAACACCAGTAACGGGCTATTCCTCTAATGCTGGTATTATTGCGATTACAGGAGTAAAGAGTCGTAAGCCAATTATTATGGGTGGAATTATGTTAGTTATTCTAGGAATGATGCCAAAGCTGACGAGTTTGATTGCTTGCATCCCTAGTGTGGTGATTAATAGTGTATTTGCGATTTTATGCGTAATCATTATGATGAATGGATTTAAAGTCGTGAAAGGATTGGAATTTACGGAGAGAAATATGATTGTTATTGGAGTTCCAATTATGCTTGCTTTATTTGCTGTGTTAATGCCGGCAAATGTGTTAAATGGCCTGCCTGAAATTGTAACTTACTTTGTATCATCAGGGACAGCTATAGGAGCCATTGCTGCATTAATCCTTAATCTAGTTCTGCCGCAAAAACAAGGAGAGCGTGTAAATACAAACAAGCCAACGGTAAATGTTAACTAA